A window from Lachnoanaerobaculum umeaense encodes these proteins:
- a CDS encoding sugar ABC transporter substrate-binding protein, giving the protein MRRKLMAGAMALLMAGSLVACGGGETKTTSEGESKEAATTAQSGEKKHYKFGYTCMDGTNPFFVTIQGKIKELVEANGDELIVTDPGNDVTKQISQVEDMLSQNLDGLFMNPVDAQGIIPALDLAKEAGVPMVGFDTEVGDMSYLVSYTGSDNYNAGKVVGEDLVKKVPNGGKIIVLDSPTMQSVVDRTNGFMDAIKDHGFEVVAQQDAKGNLQVAMGIAEDLLQSNPDVVAIFGGNDPTALGALAAANAAGIKDCLIYGVDGSPDIKSELASGNSLIEGSGAQSPVSIAEQAVKIMYDYVEGKQVDERYPVETFLITSDNVAQYGTDGWQ; this is encoded by the coding sequence ATGAGAAGAAAGTTAATGGCAGGTGCAATGGCACTGTTAATGGCAGGAAGTTTAGTAGCATGTGGTGGTGGAGAGACAAAGACCACATCTGAGGGAGAAAGCAAAGAGGCTGCTACAACAGCACAGAGCGGTGAAAAGAAGCATTATAAATTTGGATATACATGTATGGATGGAACAAATCCATTCTTCGTTACCATTCAGGGCAAGATTAAGGAATTGGTAGAGGCTAATGGAGATGAGCTTATCGTTACAGATCCCGGAAATGATGTTACAAAGCAAATTTCACAGGTTGAGGATATGCTTTCACAGAATCTTGATGGATTGTTTATGAATCCTGTTGATGCACAGGGAATCATTCCTGCACTTGATCTTGCAAAGGAAGCCGGAGTACCTATGGTAGGATTTGATACAGAAGTAGGAGATATGTCTTATTTAGTATCATACACAGGATCAGATAACTACAATGCAGGAAAGGTTGTAGGAGAGGATCTTGTTAAGAAGGTACCTAATGGTGGAAAGATCATAGTTCTTGATTCACCTACTATGCAGTCAGTTGTAGATAGAACAAATGGATTTATGGATGCTATAAAAGACCATGGATTTGAAGTAGTGGCACAGCAGGATGCAAAGGGAAATCTTCAGGTAGCAATGGGTATTGCAGAGGATCTTTTACAGTCAAATCCTGATGTAGTTGCTATATTTGGTGGAAATGATCCGACAGCTTTAGGAGCTTTGGCAGCAGCAAATGCAGCAGGTATTAAGGACTGTTTAATTTATGGTGTTGACGGTTCACCGGATATCAAGTCAGAGCTTGCATCAGGTAATTCTTTAATAGAGGGTAGTGGTGCTCAGTCTCCGGTTTCTATTGCAGAGCAGGCAGTTAAGATTATGTATGATTATGTTGAGGGAAAGCAGGTTGATGAGAGATATCCTGTAGAAACATTCCTTATCACATCAGACAATGTAGCACAGTACGGAACAGACGGTTGGCAGTAA
- a CDS encoding class II fructose-bisphosphate aldolase: MLITLRNILDIAESKNMAIAAFNATSLEGIMAVIEAAEEENTPVILQFANAAHGKYIPLEKIGKVMVMLAEEAKVPVCVHLDHGDNFDEIKTALDIGFSSIMYDGSALSFKENVANTRYARYIADVYGASIEAELGSMGAEGAEGNVMGAYTDPETAKIFVEETDIDALAASFGTVHGIYKSEPKLDFNRIEKIRELTDVPVVMHGGSGISDDDFRKCIDCGVRKINFYTYAAKFAGDAIRKMAAETNGNLYSHDVFVTARESMKETYRDAIRVFRNNKVSL, from the coding sequence ATGTTAATAACACTTAGAAATATTTTGGATATAGCAGAGAGTAAGAATATGGCAATAGCTGCATTCAATGCCACATCACTTGAGGGCATAATGGCGGTTATAGAAGCGGCAGAGGAGGAAAATACTCCGGTAATATTACAATTTGCCAATGCGGCACATGGAAAATATATTCCACTTGAAAAAATAGGAAAGGTAATGGTAATGTTGGCAGAAGAAGCTAAAGTACCGGTATGTGTACATTTAGATCATGGCGACAATTTTGATGAGATAAAGACGGCATTGGATATAGGATTTAGCAGTATAATGTATGATGGATCGGCACTCAGCTTTAAGGAGAATGTTGCAAATACAAGGTATGCGAGATACATTGCAGATGTATATGGGGCAAGTATAGAGGCTGAACTTGGTTCTATGGGAGCAGAAGGAGCAGAAGGAAATGTCATGGGTGCATATACAGATCCTGAGACTGCAAAAATTTTTGTGGAAGAAACAGATATTGATGCTCTTGCAGCATCCTTTGGTACAGTACATGGAATATATAAGAGTGAACCAAAACTGGATTTTAATAGAATAGAAAAAATCAGAGAACTTACGGACGTTCCTGTGGTAATGCATGGTGGCTCAGGAATTAGTGATGATGACTTTAGAAAATGTATAGATTGTGGTGTAAGAAAAATCAACTTCTACACTTATGCTGCAAAGTTTGCGGGAGATGCTATAAGAAAAATGGCGGCAGAAACAAATGGAAATCTGTATTCACATGATGTATTTGTAACTGCAAGAGAGAGCATGAAGGAGACTTATAGGGATGCAATAAGAGTATTTAGAAATAATAAAGTAAGTTTATGA
- a CDS encoding carbohydrate kinase family protein, producing the protein MDRKIIVAGHISYDITPQIYNTNGKNFAKILKPGKLINIGRATVANGGAVNNTGMALHKFGANVELIAKVGDDEFGRQIIEKCEEKGAKTKFIKAEGEDTSYTIVLAPPGFDRSFLHFTGTNDTFKFSDMDMEDIKDGYLFHFGYPTLMEGFYKDDAKELIEMYKTIKKAGLITSLDVAAIDPDSKAGRLDWEAILRNILPYVDIFEPSFEELLCMVDKAEYTQLLERAGEEDVCMCLSLENDILPLAKKVMDFGVSILLIKCGTAGMYLCTSDDVSKRLGLSNEWNCFKYFQKSFKPDRIKSAIGAGDTAIAAFLYGVINDYNPKRAMEIASGTGAMCITEYDTFSGLLDIKELEEKIKNNWETQDFIKE; encoded by the coding sequence ATGGACAGAAAAATAATAGTTGCCGGACATATATCCTATGATATAACACCACAGATATATAATACAAATGGGAAGAATTTTGCAAAGATTTTAAAGCCGGGTAAATTGATAAATATAGGTAGAGCTACAGTGGCAAATGGTGGAGCTGTAAATAATACCGGTATGGCATTGCATAAATTCGGTGCAAATGTAGAACTTATTGCTAAAGTAGGTGATGATGAGTTTGGACGACAAATAATAGAAAAATGTGAGGAAAAGGGTGCAAAAACGAAATTTATAAAAGCTGAGGGAGAAGACACTTCCTATACTATAGTATTGGCACCTCCGGGATTTGATAGAAGTTTTTTACATTTTACAGGAACCAATGATACCTTTAAATTCTCAGATATGGACATGGAAGATATAAAAGACGGGTATCTATTTCATTTCGGATATCCAACATTGATGGAAGGTTTCTATAAGGATGATGCAAAAGAGCTGATAGAAATGTATAAGACTATAAAGAAAGCAGGTCTTATAACCAGTCTGGATGTGGCAGCTATTGACCCTGACAGCAAAGCAGGAAGGCTTGATTGGGAAGCAATTTTGAGAAATATTTTGCCATATGTGGATATATTTGAACCAAGTTTTGAAGAACTTTTATGTATGGTGGATAAGGCTGAATACACACAGCTTTTAGAAAGGGCGGGAGAAGAGGATGTATGCATGTGTCTAAGCCTTGAAAATGATATATTACCACTGGCAAAAAAGGTTATGGATTTTGGAGTTTCCATATTACTTATAAAATGTGGTACAGCAGGTATGTATCTTTGTACTTCTGATGATGTTTCAAAAAGACTTGGACTTAGTAATGAATGGAATTGTTTTAAATATTTCCAAAAGAGTTTTAAACCTGACAGAATAAAGTCAGCTATAGGTGCGGGAGATACTGCAATAGCGGCATTTTTATATGGAGTAATAAATGACTATAATCCAAAGAGGGCTATGGAAATAGCTTCAGGTACCGGGGCTATGTGTATTACAGAGTATGATACCTTTAGTGGACTTTTGGATATAAAAGAATTGGAAGAAAAGATAAAAAATAATTGGGAGACACAAGATTTTATAAAGGAGTAG
- a CDS encoding magnesium transporter CorA family protein, whose translation MQIYMGEDGKKFYWRVVDVSNIADVETLETKFDLTEEMAEYVLDSNERARVEYDGKNLLVVIHVPAFIQNNGHYETRSIKFFVNSESIFMFVTYDTNYIVPQIEKYIKAEEASTPMMLLFLSLFVISDSFLPILDKLNEERLHLNRRLRMNTNNQGIWDLSDLEVGLIYLGAATRQNVVAIRQMRITSAIKKCNEAEKEELEDAYIEAKQASDMADMASSIVEQMSGMYNNLINIKLNETMRIMTIWSLLMTIPTVISGFFGMNVDLPFSKMEGGWILITVITALLLWAMWKFIWKKL comes from the coding sequence ATGCAGATATATATGGGAGAAGATGGAAAAAAGTTTTATTGGAGAGTAGTAGATGTCAGCAATATAGCGGATGTAGAGACCTTGGAAACCAAGTTTGATTTGACGGAGGAAATGGCTGAATATGTTTTGGATTCAAATGAGAGAGCCAGAGTGGAATACGACGGAAAGAATCTGTTGGTAGTCATACATGTACCGGCTTTTATACAAAATAATGGGCATTATGAGACCAGATCTATAAAATTTTTTGTAAATTCTGAAAGTATATTTATGTTTGTAACCTATGATACCAACTATATAGTGCCACAGATTGAAAAATATATAAAAGCTGAAGAGGCAAGTACCCCTATGATGTTGCTTTTTTTGAGCCTTTTTGTTATTTCAGATTCATTTCTACCTATACTTGATAAACTTAATGAAGAGAGATTACATCTGAATAGAAGACTTAGAATGAATACAAATAATCAGGGTATCTGGGATCTTTCAGACCTTGAAGTAGGTCTTATCTATCTGGGTGCGGCTACAAGACAGAATGTAGTTGCAATAAGGCAGATGAGAATAACTTCAGCAATAAAAAAATGTAATGAAGCTGAAAAAGAGGAGTTGGAAGATGCATATATAGAGGCAAAGCAGGCAAGCGATATGGCTGATATGGCATCAAGTATAGTTGAACAGATGAGTGGTATGTACAATAATCTGATAAACATTAAGCTGAACGAAACTATGCGTATTATGACTATATGGTCGCTTCTGATGACAATTCCTACTGTGATCTCAGGCTTTTTCGGTATGAATGTGGACCTTCCTTTCTCAAAAATGGAGGGTGGATGGATACTTATTACTGTTATTACTGCATTGCTTTTATGGGCAATGTGGAAGTTTATATGGAAGAAATTATAA
- a CDS encoding YigZ family protein translates to MRIILEACEAEIVEKKSRFIANIAMVNSEEEALEFIEKIKKKYYDARHNCYAYIIGEDGNKKKCSDDGEPQRSAGMPMMEVIQNQGYFDIVAVVTRYFGGTLLGVGGLIRAYQGAVIEALSKGKIGEINSGVRVKYKFGYDFYGKIKYIAESENVVIEDTIFDDMVTISLIFKSEECEKLQKKLIEETNANIEQLLLEEIKYITVDDKWYGEYGDTISIREK, encoded by the coding sequence ATGAGAATCATTCTGGAGGCTTGTGAAGCTGAGATTGTAGAAAAGAAATCAAGGTTTATTGCCAATATTGCGATGGTAAATTCTGAGGAAGAAGCACTGGAATTTATAGAGAAGATAAAAAAAAAATACTATGATGCCAGACATAACTGTTATGCATATATCATAGGAGAAGATGGAAATAAGAAAAAATGTTCTGATGACGGAGAGCCGCAAAGAAGTGCAGGAATGCCTATGATGGAGGTAATACAAAATCAGGGATATTTTGATATAGTGGCAGTGGTTACAAGATATTTTGGAGGAACACTGCTTGGAGTAGGTGGGCTTATTCGTGCCTATCAAGGTGCGGTTATAGAAGCACTGAGTAAAGGCAAGATTGGTGAAATTAATTCAGGAGTTAGAGTAAAGTACAAGTTTGGATATGATTTTTATGGAAAGATAAAGTATATTGCAGAGAGCGAAAATGTTGTGATTGAGGATACTATATTTGATGATATGGTTACGATAAGTCTTATATTTAAGAGTGAAGAATGTGAGAAATTACAAAAGAAACTTATAGAAGAGACCAATGCCAATATAGAACAATTACTTTTAGAAGAGATAAAGTATATCACAGTAGATGATAAATGGTATGGGGAGTATGGTGATACTATAAGTATAAGAGAGAAATAA